From a single bacterium genomic region:
- a CDS encoding aspartate dehydrogenase, with protein sequence MRLGIIGCGAIGNFVARKIEEGVVPHTVLGVVFDVRVEKAYQLQNLLSIKPDIAFDFEDFIKYDVDVVLEAASQQALKDYGFRILESGKDLVAMSAGAFADEEFRRKLFDFARLNNRKIYIPSGAVAGLDGLKALSYVNISKAKLVTRKPPAGLGKSTEQPETLFKGSAAEAAKLFPQNINVAVALGLAGDILEKLEVEIIVDPKVKNNMHTIEVESEAAELKIVLKNRPFPQNPKTSFLAALSCLQVLKNISSHVIIGG encoded by the coding sequence ATGAGACTTGGAATTATAGGCTGTGGTGCCATAGGGAACTTTGTAGCGAGAAAAATTGAAGAGGGTGTTGTACCTCATACTGTTCTGGGTGTTGTTTTCGACGTAAGAGTTGAAAAAGCTTACCAGCTTCAGAATTTACTTTCAATCAAACCTGATATTGCTTTCGATTTTGAAGATTTCATTAAGTACGACGTAGATGTAGTTTTGGAAGCAGCTTCTCAACAGGCTCTAAAAGATTATGGTTTTAGGATTTTAGAGTCGGGCAAAGATCTCGTAGCTATGAGTGCAGGTGCCTTTGCTGACGAGGAGTTCAGACGCAAACTTTTTGATTTTGCGCGTCTAAATAACAGAAAAATATATATTCCCTCGGGTGCAGTAGCGGGTCTTGATGGACTTAAGGCTTTGTCATATGTCAACATTTCAAAGGCCAAACTGGTTACGAGAAAACCCCCGGCGGGACTTGGGAAAAGCACTGAACAACCTGAAACTTTGTTTAAGGGGTCTGCTGCAGAGGCAGCAAAACTCTTTCCGCAAAATATAAATGTAGCCGTTGCTCTTGGCCTTGCTGGTGATATTTTGGAAAAGCTCGAGGTCGAAATAATTGTTGATCCGAAAGTTAAAAATAACATGCATACTATAGAAGTAGAATCAGAGGCAGCAGAGCTTAAAATAGTTTTAAAAAATAGGCCGTTTCCACAGAATCCAAAAACCAGTTTCCTGGCAGCTCTTTCCTGCCTTCAGGTGCTTAAAAACATAAGCAGTCATGTGATAATCGGGGGGTAG
- a CDS encoding TldD/PmbA family protein — protein MKKLAESVVDLLKMKKVQYGDVRVVRVVKEFILIKDGIVEEIGKSVSEGVGVRALIDGRWGFAGISSTSIRDAEEAINSAVEIARSAGKLGRQSGLSEEPSYVDSYVSAFVKDPFKVNIEDKINLLLEVDSHLKGRYVKKRISYMEFEEFKQVFASTEGSLIDQKFIDSSISLKVVGERKGEVQERSFSNTLRKGYEYISELNLIAIAEQLIDELQQLLVVPTCPEGEMDVILAPDQMALQIHESIGHPLELDRVLGFEASYAGTSFATLDKLNSFQYGSELLNVYQDSTYPHGLGTFGYDDEGVKAQKVPLIKNGILSGYLSSRESAYYINARSSGAARAQDWSRIPLVRMTNINLLPGNSSLDEMIESTKYGVLMKTNKSWSIDDKRLNFQFGTEVGYLISNGKIVGMVKNPSYTGITPVFWNNLVMVGNEKEFEYYGIPGCGKGEPGQIMKVGHGSPPCKFVKVKVMPSK, from the coding sequence ATGAAAAAGCTGGCAGAAAGTGTTGTTGATTTGCTAAAAATGAAAAAAGTTCAATACGGAGATGTAAGGGTGGTAAGAGTAGTTAAAGAATTTATTTTAATTAAGGATGGGATTGTTGAGGAGATTGGAAAATCAGTGAGTGAAGGTGTGGGGGTTCGTGCGCTCATCGATGGGCGATGGGGTTTTGCTGGCATTAGTTCGACTTCTATAAGGGATGCGGAGGAAGCTATTAATAGTGCAGTGGAAATAGCCCGTTCTGCCGGTAAACTTGGAAGACAGTCTGGATTGAGTGAGGAGCCTTCTTACGTGGATAGCTATGTCAGCGCCTTTGTCAAAGACCCCTTTAAAGTTAATATTGAGGATAAGATTAATCTGCTTCTTGAGGTAGATTCGCATTTAAAAGGAAGATATGTAAAAAAGCGTATTTCTTACATGGAGTTTGAAGAATTTAAGCAGGTGTTTGCCAGTACAGAAGGAAGTTTGATTGACCAAAAGTTTATTGATTCCTCCATCTCCCTTAAGGTTGTGGGGGAGAGAAAAGGTGAGGTACAGGAAAGGAGCTTTTCGAATACACTCAGGAAGGGGTATGAATACATATCAGAATTGAACTTGATAGCCATTGCTGAACAGCTCATTGACGAGCTTCAACAACTTTTGGTAGTTCCTACGTGCCCAGAAGGCGAGATGGATGTTATTCTTGCTCCTGATCAGATGGCTTTACAGATTCATGAGTCTATTGGTCACCCTTTAGAATTGGACAGAGTGCTTGGATTTGAGGCGTCTTATGCGGGAACAAGTTTTGCGACTCTCGATAAACTGAATAGTTTTCAATATGGTTCAGAGCTTTTGAATGTTTATCAGGATTCCACCTACCCGCACGGACTTGGCACCTTTGGTTACGATGATGAAGGCGTTAAAGCACAAAAAGTTCCACTCATAAAAAATGGAATCCTTTCTGGATATCTTTCCTCGAGGGAAAGTGCTTACTATATAAATGCAAGGAGTTCAGGAGCTGCAAGGGCCCAGGATTGGTCAAGGATACCTTTGGTGAGGATGACCAATATAAACCTTCTTCCGGGAAATTCCTCCTTGGATGAAATGATTGAATCTACAAAGTATGGTGTTCTTATGAAGACTAACAAGTCCTGGTCTATTGATGATAAAAGACTAAACTTTCAATTTGGTACAGAGGTTGGCTATCTCATTTCGAATGGAAAAATAGTGGGCATGGTCAAAAACCCTTCTTACACTGGGATAACACCGGTGTTCTGGAATAATCTGGTAATGGTAGGCAACGAGAAGGAATTTGAATATTACGGAATTCCCGGATGTGGCAAGGGAGAACCTGGCCAGATTATGAAAGTTGGCCATGGTAGCCCCCCTTGCAAATTTGTAAAAGTTAAGGTTATGCCTTCAAAATGA
- a CDS encoding FAD:protein FMN transferase — MKKRILPIFILIGISCSPEKSNYVTKTYIVMGTVLNVTLPQDYAFFSDSVYYIFRLVDSLMNPVKPYSDIYKVNSNSGKFVSVHPYTADCIKKALLVSDLTDGAFDITVGSLVHLWHFDEQGKYKFPPEDSIEKYRKFINFEEVIVSDNAVKIGKNQRITVAGIAKGYAIDLSAQYLKTRGVNSAIIDAGGDLYLLGSKGRRPWKVGIRDPHNRGINRIIALSDLACCTSGDYERYVEQNGTRYSHIFSPFTGYPVSNGVRSVTVIYGDATLCDAFATAIFVLGPDEAKSLRKKIEGLEYYIVTDDTTLFSDGFNSYFVD, encoded by the coding sequence ATGAAGAAAAGAATTTTGCCAATTTTCATTCTTATAGGAATTTCCTGCTCTCCCGAAAAATCAAACTACGTGACAAAGACATACATTGTGATGGGCACCGTTTTGAACGTTACCCTTCCCCAAGATTACGCTTTTTTTAGTGACTCTGTTTATTATATTTTTCGTCTTGTAGATTCATTAATGAATCCCGTAAAGCCATATTCGGATATTTACAAAGTCAACAGTAATTCTGGCAAATTTGTTTCCGTTCATCCTTATACTGCAGATTGCATTAAGAAGGCTCTTCTTGTGTCTGATCTGACAGATGGGGCTTTTGATATTACCGTTGGTTCTCTTGTTCACCTCTGGCACTTTGATGAGCAGGGCAAATATAAATTTCCCCCTGAGGATTCTATTGAGAAGTATAGAAAGTTTATCAACTTCGAAGAGGTTATTGTATCAGACAACGCAGTTAAGATTGGCAAAAATCAAAGGATAACCGTTGCAGGAATAGCTAAGGGTTATGCGATTGACCTTTCCGCACAATACCTCAAGACCAGAGGCGTGAACTCTGCAATAATAGACGCGGGAGGAGATCTTTATCTTTTGGGTTCAAAGGGCAGAAGGCCGTGGAAAGTTGGGATAAGGGACCCTCATAATAGGGGAATTAACAGAATTATCGCACTATCAGATTTGGCTTGTTGTACTTCTGGAGATTACGAAAGGTACGTGGAGCAAAATGGAACAAGGTATAGCCACATTTTTTCACCTTTTACTGGCTATCCCGTGTCAAATGGTGTTCGAAGTGTTACGGTAATATATGGTGATGCAACCCTCTGTGACGCTTTTGCCACTGCAATATTTGTTTTAGGGCCCGATGAAGCAAAAAGTCTGAGGAAAAAAATAGAGGGATTGGAATACTATATAGTGACGGATGACACGACGCTTTTTTCGGATGGTTTTAATTCTTATTTTGTTGATTAG
- a CDS encoding Fe-S-containing hydro-lyase, whose amino-acid sequence MHEKRLFLPAKKEEILNLKVGERVLLNGTIYTARDAAHKRILNELERGEFNLFPLNGAIIYYCGPSPAPPGRIIGSAGPTTSYRMDPYVPILLKHGVHGFIGKGKRSQKVREALRKFGGVYFIATGGAGALLSTKIVGSKVIAYEDLGPEAIYAFQVADFPVIVGIDANGNDIYEIGPQNYKNQTNQQNKN is encoded by the coding sequence ATGCACGAAAAGCGATTATTTTTGCCAGCAAAAAAAGAAGAAATCCTGAATTTAAAGGTAGGGGAAAGGGTTCTTCTCAACGGAACTATATACACCGCACGAGATGCAGCCCATAAAAGGATATTGAATGAACTTGAAAGGGGGGAGTTTAACCTGTTTCCCTTAAATGGTGCAATTATTTATTATTGCGGTCCCTCCCCTGCACCCCCTGGAAGGATTATAGGATCAGCAGGACCAACCACTTCCTATCGCATGGATCCATATGTACCTATACTTTTAAAGCACGGCGTCCATGGATTTATTGGGAAGGGCAAAAGGAGTCAGAAAGTTAGAGAAGCCCTAAGAAAATTTGGTGGTGTTTATTTTATTGCTACTGGTGGTGCTGGGGCTTTACTCTCGACAAAGATCGTAGGCTCAAAGGTGATCGCTTATGAAGACCTTGGACCAGAGGCAATATACGCTTTTCAAGTAGCAGATTTTCCTGTAATAGTTGGTATTGATGCTAACGGAAACGACATTTATGAAATTGGTCCGCAAAACTACAAAAACCAGACTAATCAACAAAATAAGAATTAA
- a CDS encoding zinc-dependent metalloprotease — MIKVLLCLAVSACDPNAYTANGAWWDISRYSTILIYIDPRFDAVTRTKIITDVIRSWNAYTQECGFSLQYKSTDIEHAWHAIVIRMDLDLPSADDILGRTLWKTVANRRTGKIDFWGNNNLYILVGPPEKYVREEVDFYTVLRHEMGHALGLGHSPCPDCLVDSTLPPNTVRYISDAEQNGLYCIYGSLFGDRVRPGGGFEAHITPIDRRHVTISMLIGSCNGMGTGGADSAKVKMNFHRGKDIVWQTIDSFPYPSRCYWDSVVVELPPWDDNESGWRVLRSYVYFPDTTIISESDTFYFGFLEVEDSTGSFSMEDSIPLDIATLPEGLKITNSGRFPVSVDIYNSCGRAIRSKMKIEPSEGVLLEDMTQGVYIIRVTVDGGDKRVYIRKIIAF, encoded by the coding sequence ATGATAAAGGTTTTACTTTGTTTAGCAGTATCAGCCTGTGATCCCAATGCATATACTGCTAATGGGGCCTGGTGGGATATAAGCCGTTATTCTACAATCCTTATTTACATAGACCCGCGTTTTGACGCTGTAACAAGGACAAAGATAATCACAGACGTCATACGATCCTGGAATGCATACACACAGGAATGCGGGTTTTCTTTGCAATATAAAAGCACTGATATTGAACACGCCTGGCACGCGATTGTGATTAGAATGGATTTGGACTTGCCAAGTGCAGACGATATCCTTGGCCGAACCCTATGGAAGACTGTTGCCAATCGCAGGACTGGAAAGATCGATTTTTGGGGGAATAATAATTTATATATTCTGGTCGGGCCACCGGAGAAATATGTACGAGAAGAGGTTGACTTCTATACTGTATTGAGGCATGAGATGGGTCATGCCCTCGGGCTTGGCCATTCTCCGTGTCCTGATTGCCTGGTGGATAGCACGCTTCCTCCCAATACAGTTCGTTACATTTCAGATGCAGAGCAGAATGGACTTTACTGCATTTATGGTAGCCTTTTCGGTGATAGGGTAAGGCCTGGAGGTGGGTTCGAGGCACATATAACTCCTATAGACCGTCGTCATGTTACGATAAGCATGCTTATAGGATCATGCAATGGAATGGGAACCGGTGGTGCCGATTCCGCAAAGGTGAAGATGAATTTTCATAGAGGTAAGGACATCGTATGGCAGACGATTGATAGTTTTCCATATCCTTCACGGTGTTATTGGGATAGTGTAGTTGTGGAACTGCCTCCATGGGATGACAACGAGAGTGGGTGGAGGGTATTAAGGAGTTATGTCTACTTCCCTGATACAACGATAATATCAGAGTCTGACACTTTTTATTTTGGCTTTTTAGAGGTAGAAGATAGTACCGGGTCTTTTAGTATGGAAGATAGTATACCTCTTGATATTGCAACACTTCCTGAGGGTTTGAAAATTACAAACTCGGGTAGATTCCCTGTGTCTGTGGATATTTACAATAGTTGTGGAAGAGCTATAAGAAGCAAGATGAAGATAGAGCCATCAGAAGGGGTGTTATTGGAGGATATGACACAAGGCGTTTACATCATAAGAGTTACTGTTGATGGTGGAGATAAGCGTGTTTATATAAGGAAAATTATAGCATTTTAG
- a CDS encoding LytR C-terminal domain-containing protein, producing the protein MKKRMILSVLLGVIFVVFLAVAVYSSFRAYKVRNRMWYVKNVNPSIRVEVINATGIPGLARKVTFLLRQDGFDVVYYSSSRDTIKKTVVVERSDSSMSHAKHLAKWLGCKEITMEWDYDKISDCALVLGLDFNQYFPGLDTAKILY; encoded by the coding sequence ATGAAAAAGCGGATGATACTTTCAGTGTTGTTAGGAGTTATTTTTGTTGTGTTTTTAGCGGTTGCGGTTTACTCATCATTTAGAGCATATAAAGTGCGTAATAGGATGTGGTACGTAAAAAATGTGAATCCTTCAATAAGAGTTGAAGTGATTAATGCTACTGGTATCCCTGGCCTTGCAAGAAAGGTTACTTTTCTCTTAAGGCAGGATGGCTTTGACGTGGTTTACTATTCGAGTTCAAGAGATACAATTAAAAAGACGGTTGTTGTGGAACGCTCTGACTCTTCTATGTCTCACGCTAAACATCTTGCCAAATGGCTTGGTTGCAAAGAAATTACGATGGAATGGGATTATGACAAAATTTCTGATTGTGCCCTGGTATTGGGACTGGACTTTAACCAATATTTTCCTGGTTTGGATACTGCTAAAATTCTTTATTGA
- the guaB gene encoding IMP dehydrogenase: protein MNLKEGLTFDDVLILPGESEILPAETDLRTIFAKNVPLNIPLVSAAMDTVTESEMAIAIARLGGIGVIHRNMTPEKQAEEVRKVKRAQSWFIEDPFVLGPENIVKDALKLIEEKGISGIPIVDNERRLLGIVTKRDLLFENDDSKPLEEVMTTNLITGIVGISMEEAKKKMKKHKVEKLPIVDKDGRLKYLVTFKDILRKLEYPDANVDSHGRLRVAAACGTGDDSKERVKKLVEAGCDVVVVDTAHGHHKRVIEMVKWIKKNFEIPVVAGNVATKEGCKALIEAGVDGVKVGVGPGSICTTRVVAGIGVPQLTAIMDCYEEAKKYDIPVIADGGIRYSGDIVKALAAGASSVMIGSLFAGTDESPGETILYEGRKFKVYRGMGSLGAMSQGSKDRYFQDKQSKLVPEGVEGMVPYRGKVADVVFQLLGGLRSGMGYTGSKNIQELRVKSRFIKITHAGVRESHPHDIIITKEAPNYSPPGNQ, encoded by the coding sequence ATGAATTTAAAAGAAGGCTTGACCTTTGATGATGTTTTAATTCTCCCAGGTGAAAGTGAAATTCTTCCTGCGGAGACCGATTTAAGAACTATATTTGCCAAAAATGTTCCATTAAACATACCCCTTGTTTCCGCTGCAATGGACACAGTTACCGAATCAGAAATGGCTATTGCCATTGCCAGGCTCGGAGGCATTGGAGTCATCCACAGAAATATGACACCAGAAAAGCAAGCCGAAGAAGTTAGGAAAGTTAAGAGAGCCCAAAGTTGGTTCATAGAGGATCCTTTTGTTCTCGGGCCTGAAAATATAGTGAAAGACGCTTTAAAACTTATAGAAGAAAAAGGTATTTCAGGAATTCCAATTGTCGATAATGAGAGGAGACTTCTTGGAATAGTCACGAAAAGGGACCTTCTTTTTGAAAATGATGACTCAAAGCCCCTTGAAGAAGTAATGACAACGAATCTCATTACGGGAATTGTCGGCATATCAATGGAAGAAGCAAAAAAGAAGATGAAAAAACATAAGGTTGAGAAACTTCCGATCGTTGATAAAGATGGTAGACTAAAATACCTTGTGACCTTTAAGGACATTTTAAGAAAGCTGGAATATCCTGACGCAAATGTAGATTCCCACGGTCGTTTAAGGGTTGCAGCAGCCTGCGGAACGGGTGATGATTCAAAGGAGAGAGTTAAAAAACTTGTAGAAGCTGGTTGTGATGTAGTTGTAGTTGATACCGCCCACGGCCACCATAAGAGAGTAATTGAAATGGTTAAGTGGATAAAAAAGAACTTTGAAATCCCAGTAGTTGCAGGCAACGTAGCCACAAAGGAAGGCTGCAAGGCATTGATTGAAGCTGGTGTTGATGGAGTCAAAGTTGGTGTCGGTCCCGGTTCCATATGCACTACCAGGGTGGTCGCAGGTATAGGTGTACCTCAACTTACTGCAATAATGGACTGTTATGAAGAAGCGAAAAAATATGACATCCCAGTAATTGCCGACGGAGGAATCAGATACTCAGGAGATATTGTAAAGGCCCTTGCTGCTGGGGCCTCCTCCGTTATGATCGGTAGCCTTTTTGCTGGTACCGATGAAAGTCCTGGAGAAACAATCCTTTACGAAGGGAGAAAGTTTAAGGTCTATAGAGGAATGGGTTCCTTAGGTGCCATGTCTCAGGGGAGCAAGGATCGTTATTTCCAGGATAAACAAAGCAAGTTAGTCCCAGAGGGTGTTGAAGGAATGGTACCCTACCGTGGAAAGGTCGCTGATGTGGTTTTTCAGCTCTTAGGCGGCCTCCGCTCTGGCATGGGCTATACTGGATCAAAAAATATTCAAGAGCTAAGGGTAAAAAGCAGGTTTATAAAAATTACCCACGCCGGTGTGAGGGAATCCCACCCCCATGACATTATAATTACCAAAGAAGCCCCTAATTATAGCCCACCTGGAAATCAATAA